In Sorghum bicolor cultivar BTx623 chromosome 8, Sorghum_bicolor_NCBIv3, whole genome shotgun sequence, one genomic interval encodes:
- the LOC8073476 gene encoding uncharacterized protein LOC8073476, whose translation MNALCEVCGAIGYEHLLLCCTDCKGGHTHQYCLDKVLFDATLEDWFCDECKQWRNEGSHSRSLEKVSSERPSNHARFDSTSQQAIIKRPESARVVGTWGQQKRKSTVVGANLKKKHSSRAKSLRKKCIRNKSNMRGKGINRRGIRSKRSSNFTEQLNLSIGQVGSALLSKGVKQPTPVIVNALGYTLGDTGQSHVLKPLEGLAHKSMQTPQSLTTDQVYSTSSLEISSKAKFALEASATEVEISDTVQNLRKDSPKKRRRLILTGEDEEEEEEKEEEEEEEEEEEEKAEDVQQENVNHQPLKCNEPMVKHQINTEYYVEEAVQTGDINDQCLIKGRRMKQRRRYIVENEDEEDTEGAECALNNASKWPSNDSAKMASQTPVATDHSHQSRRSESERVDRHYHICLQPLDEPVWSGVFNIDNEVFLKLDAHLSNKACQRVHELSGLLQPVVEVKTLSRFQVWPERWISSGPTDESIGLFFLPHSSMQDEELTRLNRIIKSDDALQITIGIAELLIFPSVLLPEQYHLFQRKHYLWGVFRQRKDILDNGVHVEVRDGSAHATGEGQHQEYNLLDQQDEALYELSDKETFAVKHVVDVEDQLQVERDPEVQNDIMKVATREGITSLSSSWSPATGSSKAGSNSPVQPRTERKLYTPGDAEQQEDFTSSPQWDASSIKQSTAAIPAEHGNKQAHPDSEPSTAKLFGFIAVRTPRSQQLIQEMVSEGAVLFPVPEEIATTDSVTGSGTGVVSSALNPDAKCEAPQAFDFVSVGHGELGVDSEACLELFPVRQEQIGWAPRAEVSGEVDLNLSLGKRLPAPSSPPLL comes from the exons ATG AATGCTCTGTGTGAAGTGTGTGGAGCTATTGGTTATGAACATCTCCTGTTATGTTGCACTGACTGCAAGGGAGGTCATACACACCA GTACTGTTTGGACAAAGTTCTCTTTGATGCAACTTTAGAGGACTGGTTTTGTGATGAATGCAAACAATGGCGTAATGAAGGTTCTCACAGCAGGTCTCTAGAGAAGGTGTCAAgtgaaaggccatcaaatcatGCTCGATTTGACTCTACATCACAGCAAGCAATTATCAAGAGACCGGAGTCAGCTagggttgtagggacatggggACAACAAAAAAGGAAGTCTACAGTTGTAGGTGCAAATCTAAAGAAAAAACATTCTTCTAGGGCAAAGTCTTTGCGAAAGAAGTGCATTAGGAACAAATCAAATATGAGAGGCAAAGGCATCAATAGAAGAGGTATAAGGTCTAAACGTTCTTCGAATTTTACAGAGCAGTTGAACCTCTCAATAGGACAGGTTGGCTCAGCTTTGTTATCGAAAGGTGTTAAGCAGCCTACCCCTGTAATTGTGAATGCCCTTGGTTATACATTAGGAGACACTGGTCAATCTCATGTGTTGAAACCATTGGAAGGGTTAGCCCacaaatcaatgcaaactccaCAATCACTAACAACAGATCAGGTGTATTCAACTTCATCCTTAGAGATCTCTTCAAAAGCTAAATTCGCTCTTGAGGCTAGTGCTACAGAAGTTGAAATTTCTGATACTGTTCAAAACTTGAGAAAGGACAGCCCAAAAAAGCGTAGACGTCTCATTCTAACTGGTgaggatgaagaagaagaagaagaaaaagaagaagaagaagaagaagaagaagaagaagaagagaaggctgaaGATGTCCAGCAGGAAAATGTCAATCATCAACCTCTTAAGTGTAATGAACCAATGGTGAAGCATCAGATAAACACTGAATATTATGTGGAAGAGGCTGTACAAACTGGAGACATAAATGACCAATGTCTCATAAAAGGTAGGCGAATGAAGCAGAGGAGAAGATACATAGTTGAAAATGAAGATGAAGAGGATACCGAAGGTGCTGAGTGTGCTCTGAACAATGCTTCAAAGTGGCCTTCAAATGACAGTGCAAAGATGGCGTCACAAACTCCAGTTGCAACCGATCATTCTCACCAATCCAGACGTTCTGAATCAGAACGTGTCGATCGACATTATCATATTTGTTTGCAACCCCTTGATGAGCCTGTTTGGAG TGGAGTCTTTAACATAGACAACGAAGTGTTTCTTAAGTTGGATGCACACTTGTCAAACAAAGCGTGCCAGAGAGTTCATGAATTGTCAGGATTGTTGCAGCCAGTAGTTGAAGTAAAGACACTCTCTCGGTTTCAAGTCTGGCCAGAGAGATGGATATCTTCAGGACCTACTGATGAAAGCATTGGGTTATTTTTCCTCCCGCATAGTTCGAT GCAAGATGAGGAGTTAACCAGACTTAACAGAATTATCAAGAGTGATGATGCCTTACAGATTACTATTGGTATTGCGGAGTTACTGATATTCCCTTCTGTCCTATTGCCAGAACAATATCATC TCTTCCAGCGGAAACACTACCTGTGGGGAGTGTTTAGACAAAGAAAAGATATTCTTGACAATGGTGTTCATGTTGAAGTGCGAGATGGTTCAGCACATGCAACAGGGGAAGGGCAACATCAAGAATATAATCTTTTGGACCAACAAGATGAAGCATTGTATGAGCTATCGGACAAAGAAACTTTTGCTGTGAAGCATGTTGTGGATGTTGAGGATCAGCTGCAGGTGGAGCGTGACCCAGAGGTGCAAAATGATATTATGAAAGTTGCCACGAGGGAAGGCATTACCTCACTTAGTAGCAGTTGGTCGCCTGCTACGGGCTCTTCGAAAGCTGGATCAAACAGCCCTGTGCAGCCAAGAACCGAGCGTAAATTGTATACTCCTGGAGACGCAGAGCAGCAAGAAGACTTCACCTCTTCACCTCAGTGGGATGCCTCAAGTATCAAACAATCAACTGCTGCTATACCTGCTGAGCATGGCAACAAACAAGCCCACCCAGactcagaaccttccaccgcaAAGCTTTTTGGATTTATTGCTGTCCGGACACCCAGATCTCAACAACTCATCCAGGAGATGGTCAGCGAAGGTGCAGTGTTATTCCCAGTGCCAGAAGAGATTGCGACGACTGATTCTGTCACAGGCAGCGGCACTGGAGTTGTGTCTTCTGCACTGAACCCTGACGCCAAGTGTGAGGCCCCACAGGCCTTTGATTTTGTGTCTGTGGGACATGGCGAGCTTGGCGTGGATTCTGAAGCCTGCCTGGAGCTGTTTCCAGTGCGCCAGGAACAGATTGGATGGGCTCCAAGGGCAGAAGTTAGTGGGGAAGTGGACCTTAACTTGAGTCTTGGCAAGCGTCTGCCAGCACCTTCCTCGCCACCACTGCTCTGA